A window of the Streptomyces albireticuli genome harbors these coding sequences:
- the ahcY gene encoding adenosylhomocysteinase — protein sequence MTTTSTGQDFKVADLSLAAFGRKEITLAEHEMPGLMAIRKEYAEAQPLAGARVTGSLHMTVQTAVLIETLVALGARVRWASCNIFSTQDHAAAAIAVGPNGTPENPQGVPVFAWKGETLEEYWWCTEQALTWPDTATGGPNMILDDGGDATLLVHKGVEFEKAGAAPDPSTADSEEFAQILTLLNRTLGENPQKWTQLASEIRGVTEETTTGVHRLYEMQQQGTLLFPAINVNDAVTKSKFDNKYGCRHSLIDGINRATDVLIGGKVAVVCGYGDVGKGCAESLRGQGARVIVTEIDPINALQAAMDGFQVTTLDEVVETADIFVTTTGNKDIIMAADMAKMKHQAIVGNIGHFDNEIDMAGLARIPGIVKDEVKPQVHTWTFAEGKVLIVLSEGRLLNLGNATGHPSFVMSNSFADQTLAQIELFTKPESYPTDVYVLPKLLDEKVARLHLDALGVKLTTLRPEQASYIGVPVEGPYKPDHYRY from the coding sequence ATGACCACCACCTCCACCGGCCAGGACTTCAAGGTCGCCGACCTTTCCCTCGCCGCTTTCGGCCGCAAGGAGATCACCCTCGCCGAGCACGAGATGCCCGGTCTGATGGCGATCCGCAAGGAGTACGCGGAGGCCCAGCCGCTGGCCGGCGCCCGCGTCACCGGCTCGCTGCACATGACCGTGCAGACGGCCGTGCTCATCGAGACCCTGGTCGCCCTCGGCGCCCGGGTGCGCTGGGCGTCCTGCAACATCTTCTCCACCCAGGACCACGCGGCCGCGGCCATCGCCGTCGGCCCGAACGGCACCCCGGAGAACCCGCAGGGCGTGCCGGTCTTCGCCTGGAAGGGCGAGACCCTGGAGGAGTACTGGTGGTGCACGGAGCAGGCGCTGACCTGGCCCGACACCGCCACCGGCGGCCCGAACATGATCCTGGACGACGGCGGTGACGCCACCCTCCTGGTCCACAAGGGCGTCGAGTTCGAGAAGGCCGGCGCCGCTCCGGACCCGTCCACGGCGGACAGCGAGGAATTCGCGCAGATCCTCACACTGCTCAACCGCACGCTGGGCGAGAACCCCCAGAAGTGGACCCAGCTGGCCTCCGAGATCCGCGGTGTCACCGAGGAGACCACCACCGGTGTCCACCGTCTGTACGAGATGCAGCAGCAGGGCACGCTGCTCTTCCCGGCGATCAACGTGAACGACGCCGTCACCAAGTCGAAGTTCGACAACAAGTACGGCTGCCGCCACTCCCTGATCGACGGCATCAACCGCGCCACCGACGTCCTCATCGGCGGCAAGGTCGCGGTCGTCTGCGGCTACGGCGACGTCGGCAAGGGCTGCGCGGAGTCCCTGCGCGGCCAGGGCGCCCGGGTCATCGTCACCGAGATCGACCCGATCAACGCCCTCCAGGCGGCGATGGACGGCTTCCAGGTCACCACCCTGGACGAGGTCGTCGAGACCGCCGACATCTTCGTCACCACGACGGGCAACAAGGACATCATCATGGCCGCCGACATGGCCAAGATGAAGCACCAGGCCATCGTGGGCAACATCGGCCACTTCGACAACGAGATCGACATGGCCGGCCTGGCCAGGATCCCGGGCATCGTCAAGGACGAGGTCAAGCCGCAGGTCCACACCTGGACGTTCGCCGAGGGCAAGGTCCTCATCGTGCTGTCCGAGGGCCGCCTGCTCAACCTGGGCAACGCCACGGGCCACCCGTCCTTCGTCATGTCGAACTCGTTCGCGGACCAGACCCTGGCCCAGATCGAGCTCTTCACGAAGCCGGAGTCGTACCCGACCGACGTCTACGTGCTGCCCAAGCTCCTGGACGAGAAGGTCGCCCGCCTCCACCTCGACGCCCTGGGCGTCAAGCTGACCACGCTCCGCCCGGAGCAGGCCTCCTACATCGGTGTCCCGGTCGAGGGCCCGTACAAGCCCGACCACTACCGTTACTGA
- a CDS encoding glycerophosphoryl diester phosphodiesterase membrane domain-containing protein produces the protein MNDTPGRTSPGTSPSDEHDPAAPEEPAPAGGTPGTDESARSSQWARQQPPGGRWSTPAAGPPPPRRPPRQRARSGQGAGDPGQGGGWGARGGWTAPPKAPQPGVIPLRPLAVGELIEGTLHTVRRNWRPVFGISLTLAIGTQAVATAVAGLWFRDVASLDPADAEDAEALLRNIGENLGGTSAAWFLSLLGSIVATALLTVIVSRAVLGRTTTVGEAWRNARPRLARMCGLMVMLPLLIAAVFAVGTGPGLLLANSGSPDLESSGVALAALGGLAAAVAGTWLWIRYCLAAPALMLEQQGVLAAMRRSAKLVRGAWWRIFGVQLLALVLTFTISMIAQIPVSIVEAVLGGDTTAGTVGWTELIVAGIGATIGSTVTFPLTASMTALLYMDQRIRRESLDLELARAAGE, from the coding sequence ATGAACGACACTCCGGGCCGGACCTCGCCCGGGACCTCCCCCTCCGACGAGCACGACCCGGCCGCTCCGGAGGAGCCCGCGCCGGCGGGCGGGACCCCCGGCACGGACGAGTCCGCGCGCTCCTCGCAGTGGGCCCGGCAGCAGCCGCCCGGGGGCCGGTGGTCCACACCGGCCGCGGGCCCGCCCCCGCCCCGCCGCCCTCCCAGACAGCGCGCCCGCAGCGGCCAGGGCGCCGGCGACCCGGGGCAGGGTGGCGGCTGGGGGGCGCGCGGCGGCTGGACGGCGCCGCCGAAGGCCCCGCAGCCCGGGGTGATCCCGCTGCGTCCGCTGGCCGTCGGCGAGCTCATCGAGGGCACGCTGCACACGGTCCGCCGCAACTGGCGCCCGGTCTTCGGGATCTCCCTGACGCTCGCGATCGGCACCCAGGCCGTGGCGACCGCGGTGGCGGGCCTGTGGTTCCGCGACGTGGCCTCGCTGGACCCCGCCGACGCGGAGGACGCCGAGGCGTTGCTGCGGAACATAGGCGAGAACCTGGGCGGTACGAGCGCCGCGTGGTTCCTCAGCCTTCTGGGTTCGATCGTCGCCACGGCCCTGCTGACGGTCATCGTCAGCCGCGCGGTCCTGGGCCGTACGACGACGGTGGGCGAGGCGTGGCGGAACGCGCGGCCCCGGCTGGCGCGGATGTGCGGTCTGATGGTGATGCTGCCGCTGCTGATCGCGGCGGTCTTCGCGGTGGGCACGGGCCCGGGCCTGCTGCTCGCGAACTCCGGTTCGCCGGACCTGGAGTCCTCGGGCGTGGCCCTCGCCGCGCTGGGCGGCCTGGCCGCGGCCGTGGCGGGTACGTGGCTGTGGATCCGCTACTGCCTGGCGGCACCGGCGCTGATGCTGGAGCAGCAGGGTGTGCTCGCGGCGATGCGGCGCTCGGCGAAGCTGGTGCGCGGCGCGTGGTGGCGGATCTTCGGCGTCCAGCTGCTGGCCCTGGTGCTGACCTTCACGATCTCGATGATCGCGCAGATTCCGGTGTCCATCGTCGAGGCCGTTCTCGGCGGCGACACGACGGCCGGCACTGTCGGCTGGACGGAGCTCATTGTCGCGGGCATCGGCGCGACCATCGGTTCGACCGTCACCTTCCCCCTTACGGCGAGCATGACGGCGCTGCTGTACATGGATCAGCGCATTCGACGTGAGTCGCTGGACCTGGAGCTCGCACGGGCGGCCGGCGAATAA
- the mtnA gene encoding S-methyl-5-thioribose-1-phosphate isomerase — MADQYVATTESAGLPAVPALRWEEPPEGPVLVLLDQRRLPAEEVELRCTDVPALVDAIHTLAVRGAPLLGIAGAYGVALAAARGFQVDDAADLLAHARPTAVNLAHGVRRAQRAYQDALKAGADTGRAAAATLAEARALHREDAEDSARMAAHGLALLEELLPGGGYRLLTHCNTGALVSGGDGTALAVAGAAHGVGQLRRLWVDETRPLLQGARLTAYEAARSGMAYTLLTDNAAGSLFAAGEVDAVLIGADRIAADGSVANKVGSYPLAVLARYHHVPFIVVAPRTTVDLGTPDGAAIEVEQRPGHEVTEFAVLPAAGAQPGAGVPVAPLGTQAYNPAFDVTPPELVTAIVTESGVVSPVTRTGLAELCALSRTGLGGISG, encoded by the coding sequence ATGGCTGATCAGTACGTGGCAACCACGGAATCCGCCGGACTCCCCGCCGTGCCCGCGCTCCGCTGGGAGGAGCCGCCGGAAGGGCCCGTGCTCGTGCTCCTCGATCAGCGGCGGCTTCCCGCGGAGGAGGTCGAGCTGCGGTGCACGGACGTGCCCGCCCTGGTCGACGCCATCCACACCCTCGCCGTGCGCGGCGCGCCCCTGCTGGGCATCGCCGGGGCGTACGGGGTCGCGCTCGCGGCCGCGCGGGGCTTCCAGGTGGACGACGCCGCCGACCTGCTCGCCCACGCCCGCCCGACAGCCGTCAACCTGGCCCACGGGGTGCGGCGCGCCCAGCGGGCGTACCAGGACGCGCTCAAGGCGGGCGCCGACACCGGACGCGCCGCGGCGGCCACCCTCGCCGAGGCCCGTGCCCTGCACCGCGAGGACGCCGAGGACAGCGCCCGCATGGCCGCCCACGGGCTGGCGCTGCTGGAGGAGCTGCTGCCCGGCGGTGGCTACCGGCTGCTGACCCACTGCAACACCGGCGCCCTGGTCTCCGGTGGCGACGGCACGGCGCTGGCGGTGGCCGGCGCTGCGCACGGTGTGGGGCAGCTGAGGCGGCTGTGGGTGGACGAGACGCGTCCGCTGCTTCAGGGCGCCCGGCTGACCGCGTACGAGGCGGCACGGTCGGGCATGGCGTACACGCTGCTCACCGACAACGCGGCGGGCTCGCTCTTCGCGGCCGGCGAGGTCGACGCGGTGCTGATCGGGGCCGACCGGATCGCGGCGGACGGCTCGGTGGCCAACAAGGTGGGCAGCTATCCGCTGGCGGTGCTGGCGCGGTACCACCACGTGCCCTTCATCGTGGTGGCGCCCCGTACAACGGTGGACCTGGGCACGCCCGACGGGGCGGCGATCGAGGTCGAGCAGCGGCCCGGGCACGAGGTGACGGAGTTCGCGGTGCTGCCCGCGGCCGGGGCCCAGCCGGGCGCCGGGGTTCCGGTCGCGCCGCTGGGCACCCAGGCGTACAACCCTGCGTTCGATGTCACACCACCGGAACTGGTGACGGCGATCGTCACCGAGAGCGGGGTGGTGTCCCCGGTCACGCGTACGGGGCTCGCGGAGCTCTGTGCCCTGTCCCGGACGGGACTTGGCGGGATATCCGGCTGA
- the mtrA gene encoding two-component system response regulator MtrA, with the protein MKGRVLVVDDDTALAEMLGIVLRGEGFEPSFVADGDKALAAFREAKPDLVLLDLMLPGRDGIEVCRLIRAESGVPIVMLTAKSDTVDVVVGLESGADDYIIKPFKPKELVARIRARLRRSEEPAPEQLTIGDLVIDVAGHSVKREGQSIALTPLEFDLLVALARKPWQVFTREVLLEQVWGYRHAADTRLVNVHVQRLRSKVEKDPERPEIVVTVRGVGYKAGPS; encoded by the coding sequence ATGAAGGGACGCGTCCTTGTCGTCGACGACGACACCGCACTGGCCGAGATGCTCGGCATTGTGCTGCGTGGTGAGGGTTTCGAGCCGTCGTTTGTAGCGGACGGCGACAAGGCACTTGCTGCTTTTCGTGAGGCCAAACCAGATCTTGTGCTGCTCGACCTGATGCTGCCCGGCAGGGACGGCATCGAGGTGTGCCGTCTCATCCGGGCGGAGTCGGGCGTGCCGATCGTCATGCTGACCGCCAAGAGCGACACGGTCGACGTGGTCGTCGGGCTGGAGTCCGGTGCGGACGACTACATCATCAAGCCGTTCAAGCCGAAGGAGCTGGTGGCCCGTATCCGAGCCCGTCTGCGCAGGTCGGAGGAGCCGGCGCCGGAGCAGCTGACCATCGGTGACCTGGTCATCGACGTGGCCGGGCACTCCGTGAAGCGTGAGGGGCAGTCGATCGCGCTGACCCCGCTGGAGTTCGACCTGCTGGTCGCGCTCGCCCGCAAGCCGTGGCAGGTGTTCACCCGCGAGGTGCTCCTGGAGCAGGTGTGGGGCTACCGCCACGCGGCGGACACCCGCCTGGTCAATGTGCATGTGCAGCGGCTGCGCTCGAAGGTCGAGAAGGACCCCGAGCGGCCGGAGATCGTCGTGACCGTGCGCGGTGTGGGCTACAAGGCCGGGCCGAGCTGA
- the mtrB gene encoding MtrAB system histidine kinase MtrB: MSGNGAAPERGVGRPVDTAGGISLLRRLWRAARQLPDGAASGPVHPVLRLYVRWVRRPLLPAMRLWRRNIQLRVVATTLLMSLGVVLLLGVVVIGQVRNGLLEAKRHASQSQAEGGFKAAREAADTVSDGRGGQDGSQSGGRDTGAWLTGLVQQLASGGQGVYHVVALSSGSGDLSSVGARGPRASGDLDPEHSIPVDLRKQLDLKTGALERSASIKHSAADEGEPALVVGKRMYGPDGKAYQLYYLFPYTQEEKSLKLVKGTLLTAGVFVVVLLGAIAWLVVRQIVTPVRMAASISERLAAGVLQERMKVTGEDDIARLGEAFNKMAQNLQVKIQQLEQLSRMQRRFVSDVSHELRTPLTTVRMAAEVIHEAREDFDPVTARSAELLYGQVDRFESLLADLLEISRFDAGAAALEAEPVDLRDVVHRVVDGALPLAERKGTKLLVRGGEQPVVAEADARRVERVLRNLVVNAVEHGEGRDVVVRLATAGGAVAVAVRDYGVGLKPGEATRVFNRFWRADPARARTTGGTGLGLSIAVEDARLHGGWLQAWGEPGGGSQFRLTLPRTAGDTLRGSPIPLEPDDSRRNRGMNEAGVPLAVSGRGGAAAVPAAPAGPSPVPAQTRATPTVDPTALPGSGARVVPRPGGTPFDRTDRPEKASGAAGSEAREQGRADARTGREGQARGR; this comes from the coding sequence ATGTCGGGCAACGGTGCCGCTCCGGAGCGGGGCGTGGGGCGGCCCGTCGACACGGCGGGCGGCATATCTCTCCTGCGGCGGCTGTGGCGCGCCGCCAGGCAGCTGCCCGACGGCGCGGCGTCGGGGCCGGTCCATCCGGTCCTGCGGCTGTACGTGCGGTGGGTGCGGCGTCCGCTGCTGCCCGCGATGCGGCTGTGGCGGCGCAACATCCAGCTGCGGGTGGTCGCCACCACGCTGCTGATGTCGCTCGGTGTGGTGCTCCTGCTCGGTGTCGTGGTCATCGGGCAGGTGCGCAACGGCCTGCTCGAGGCCAAGCGGCACGCCTCGCAGAGCCAGGCCGAGGGCGGGTTCAAGGCCGCGCGGGAGGCCGCCGACACCGTGAGCGACGGCCGTGGCGGCCAGGACGGCTCGCAGTCCGGCGGCCGTGACACGGGTGCCTGGCTGACCGGGCTCGTCCAGCAGCTCGCCAGCGGTGGCCAGGGCGTCTACCACGTGGTGGCGCTCAGCTCCGGCAGCGGTGACCTCTCCTCCGTGGGCGCGCGCGGCCCGCGTGCCTCCGGCGATCTCGATCCCGAGCACAGCATCCCCGTCGACCTGCGCAAGCAGCTCGACCTGAAGACCGGGGCCCTGGAGCGCTCCGCGTCGATCAAGCACAGCGCCGCCGACGAGGGCGAGCCCGCCCTGGTCGTGGGCAAGCGGATGTACGGGCCCGACGGCAAGGCCTATCAGCTCTACTACCTCTTCCCGTACACGCAGGAGGAGAAGTCCCTCAAGCTGGTCAAGGGCACGCTGCTGACCGCCGGGGTGTTCGTGGTGGTGCTGCTGGGCGCCATCGCCTGGCTCGTGGTGCGGCAGATCGTCACGCCCGTGAGGATGGCGGCCAGCATCTCCGAGCGGCTCGCGGCGGGCGTGCTCCAGGAACGGATGAAGGTCACCGGCGAGGACGACATCGCCCGTCTGGGTGAGGCCTTCAACAAGATGGCACAGAACCTCCAGGTCAAGATCCAGCAGCTGGAGCAGCTGTCGCGGATGCAGCGCCGCTTCGTCTCGGACGTCTCGCACGAGCTGCGGACCCCGCTGACGACCGTACGGATGGCCGCCGAGGTCATCCACGAGGCGCGGGAGGACTTCGATCCCGTGACCGCGCGCTCCGCCGAGCTGCTCTACGGGCAGGTGGACCGCTTCGAGTCGCTGCTGGCGGACCTGCTGGAGATCAGCCGGTTCGACGCGGGCGCGGCGGCGCTGGAGGCCGAGCCGGTCGACCTGCGCGACGTGGTGCACCGGGTCGTGGACGGCGCGCTGCCGCTCGCCGAGCGCAAGGGCACCAAGCTGCTGGTGCGCGGTGGCGAGCAGCCCGTCGTGGCGGAGGCGGACGCCCGCCGTGTGGAGCGGGTGCTGCGCAATCTCGTGGTCAACGCCGTGGAGCACGGCGAGGGCCGGGACGTGGTCGTACGGCTGGCGACCGCCGGCGGCGCGGTCGCGGTCGCGGTGCGTGACTACGGCGTCGGGCTGAAGCCCGGCGAGGCGACGCGTGTGTTCAACCGCTTCTGGCGGGCCGACCCGGCGCGCGCCCGGACCACCGGGGGCACCGGCCTCGGCCTCTCGATCGCGGTCGAGGACGCCCGGCTGCACGGCGGCTGGCTCCAGGCGTGGGGCGAGCCCGGCGGCGGTTCGCAGTTCCGGCTGACGCTGCCGCGCACGGCCGGCGACACGCTGCGCGGCTCGCCGATCCCGCTGGAGCCGGACGACTCGCGGCGCAACCGCGGGATGAACGAGGCCGGTGTGCCGCTCGCCGTGTCGGGCCGGGGCGGTGCCGCCGCGGTGCCGGCCGCGCCGGCGGGCCCTTCGCCCGTACCGGCGCAGACGCGGGCCACGCCGACCGTGGACCCCACGGCGCTGCCGGGCAGCGGGGCGCGGGTCGTGCCGCGGCCGGGTGGCACGCCGTTCGACAGGACGGACCGGCCGGAGAAGGCCTCCGGAGCCGCCGGGAGCGAGGCCCGGGAGCAGGGGCGGGCCGATGCCCGGACCGGACGTGAGGGGCAGGCGCGTGGGCGCTGA
- a CDS encoding LpqB family beta-propeller domain-containing protein — MGAERRPRRGAAGLGALALSGVLLAGCASMPDSGEVTPVDSSQRADADSQVRVYGVAPHKNEQPQELVTGFLEATTSDDPDYETARMYLAKGAKRQWNPALGTVVLAEAPQVHVERSGDREEDYTVTLVGKQVARIDARHAYKPEEAAFQKQIHLVREDGEWRIDAPPPGLVLGAADFQRIYRSVNKYYFAELGAAGKGKGRDMLVADPVYLRKRIDPVTSTVKALLDGPTSWLDPVATTAFPTGTRVVDQRLSLDDSNALKVRIDGWAAGTNEEQCRRMAAQLLYTVQDQSAKVSQVSLLRGDGSQLCVLGRDQARSYAPVQSESRPDQQYFVDAQHRMVSLVDGDEEPRRVPGPFGADNGAQLRAVAVDRKQQRAAGVTANGQGLYVTGLEPGAQLGEARVTARGGAKTGLTTPSWDGLGDLWVADQDPERPRLLRLAGGTGAPEEVQVPRLDGGRITGLRVAADGVRIALLVTKDDRTTLKLGRVERRGGAGRATLSVQELRSVAPRLEQVDAVSWAGGSRLLVAGREQGGLQQLQYVETDGSLSNASGLPGITGVRGVAASETASKSSALVAEGDGGIVRLMPDTNWKLVAKEGSAPVYPG, encoded by the coding sequence GTGGGCGCTGAACGCAGACCGCGCCGAGGCGCGGCGGGGCTCGGCGCGCTCGCGCTCAGCGGTGTGCTGCTGGCCGGGTGCGCCTCGATGCCGGACAGTGGCGAGGTGACCCCGGTCGACTCCTCGCAGCGCGCCGACGCGGACTCGCAGGTGCGGGTCTACGGGGTCGCGCCGCACAAGAACGAGCAGCCGCAGGAGCTGGTGACCGGCTTCCTGGAGGCCACGACCAGCGACGACCCGGACTACGAGACGGCCCGGATGTACCTGGCCAAGGGCGCGAAGCGGCAGTGGAACCCGGCGCTGGGGACCGTCGTGCTCGCCGAGGCGCCGCAGGTGCACGTGGAGCGCAGCGGTGACCGCGAGGAGGACTACACGGTCACGCTTGTCGGCAAGCAGGTCGCCAGGATCGACGCGCGGCACGCCTACAAGCCGGAGGAGGCCGCGTTCCAGAAGCAGATCCATCTGGTCCGGGAGGACGGTGAGTGGCGCATCGACGCGCCGCCGCCCGGGCTGGTGCTGGGTGCCGCCGATTTCCAGCGTATTTACCGGTCGGTCAACAAGTACTACTTCGCGGAGCTGGGCGCGGCCGGCAAGGGCAAGGGCCGGGACATGCTCGTCGCCGACCCCGTCTATCTGCGCAAGCGGATAGACCCCGTGACGTCCACGGTGAAGGCGCTGCTGGACGGCCCCACGAGCTGGCTCGACCCGGTGGCCACGACGGCCTTCCCGACGGGGACGCGCGTCGTCGACCAGCGGCTCTCCCTCGACGACTCCAACGCCCTGAAGGTCCGCATCGACGGCTGGGCGGCGGGGACCAACGAGGAGCAGTGCCGGCGGATGGCCGCCCAGCTCCTGTACACCGTTCAGGACCAGTCGGCCAAGGTCAGCCAGGTCTCGCTGCTGCGCGGTGACGGCTCGCAGCTGTGCGTGCTGGGCCGGGACCAGGCGCGCTCGTACGCGCCCGTGCAGAGCGAGAGCCGCCCCGACCAGCAGTATTTCGTCGACGCGCAGCACCGGATGGTGAGCCTGGTCGACGGCGACGAGGAGCCGCGCCGGGTGCCGGGGCCGTTCGGCGCCGACAACGGCGCGCAGCTGAGAGCCGTGGCCGTGGACCGGAAGCAGCAGCGCGCGGCGGGTGTGACGGCCAACGGCCAGGGGCTGTACGTGACCGGGCTGGAGCCCGGGGCGCAGCTGGGCGAGGCCCGGGTGACCGCCCGGGGCGGCGCGAAGACGGGGCTGACCACGCCCAGTTGGGACGGCCTCGGGGATCTGTGGGTCGCGGACCAGGACCCCGAGCGGCCGCGGCTGCTGAGGCTGGCGGGTGGTACGGGCGCGCCGGAGGAGGTCCAGGTGCCCCGGCTCGACGGCGGGCGGATCACCGGGCTGCGGGTGGCCGCCGACGGGGTGCGGATCGCCCTGCTGGTGACCAAGGACGACCGCACGACGCTGAAGCTGGGCCGGGTCGAGCGGCGCGGCGGCGCCGGCCGGGCGACCCTCTCGGTGCAGGAACTGCGCTCCGTCGCGCCCCGGTTGGAGCAGGTGGACGCGGTGTCCTGGGCGGGTGGCAGCCGGCTGCTGGTGGCGGGCCGGGAACAGGGCGGGCTCCAGCAGCTCCAGTACGTCGAGACCGACGGCTCGCTGTCGAACGCGTCCGGGCTGCCGGGCATCACCGGGGTGCGGGGCGTGGCCGCCTCGGAGACGGCGTCCAAGTCGTCGGCGCTGGTGGCGGAGGGGGACGGCGGGATCGTGCGGCTGATGCCGGACACGAACTGGAAGCTGGTCGCCAAGGAGGGGTCCGCGCCGGTCTATCCGGGGTGA
- a CDS encoding ComF family protein, which yields MRGWWQEIAGLVLPVDCAGCGRWRSPLCEVCREALDGRAARPVRPEPEPAGLPPVHAAAVYGGRVRAVLLAHKERGALGLVGPLGSALAGAVRSATRALRVETAAPGGVRAECVPLRGARPRAAIAGAGPLLLVPVPSARRAVVARGHDPARRIALAAARALRRSGADARVAPLLRQRRAVADQSRLDARQRRANVAGALEVVPGGERWLTAQGPVVPVDDLMTTGASLAEASRALSWAGGRVLGAAVVAAPARAFGGEPPGAKRNGMERRGNGARYSGKAQENT from the coding sequence ATGCGCGGGTGGTGGCAGGAGATCGCCGGACTGGTGCTACCGGTCGACTGCGCGGGGTGCGGCCGGTGGCGGTCCCCGCTGTGCGAGGTGTGCCGCGAGGCCCTCGACGGGCGCGCGGCGCGGCCCGTACGGCCGGAACCGGAGCCCGCCGGCCTGCCACCCGTGCACGCGGCGGCGGTGTACGGCGGCAGGGTGCGAGCGGTGCTGCTCGCGCACAAGGAAAGGGGCGCGCTGGGGCTCGTGGGGCCGCTGGGGTCCGCACTCGCGGGGGCGGTGCGGTCGGCGACCCGGGCCCTTCGCGTGGAGACGGCGGCGCCGGGCGGCGTGCGCGCGGAGTGTGTGCCTCTCCGCGGCGCCCGTCCGCGCGCCGCGATCGCGGGCGCCGGGCCGCTGCTGCTCGTGCCCGTGCCCTCGGCCCGGCGGGCCGTCGTGGCGCGGGGGCACGACCCGGCGCGGCGGATCGCGCTGGCCGCCGCGCGGGCACTGCGGCGCTCGGGCGCGGACGCCCGGGTCGCGCCGCTGTTGCGGCAGCGCAGGGCCGTCGCCGACCAGTCGCGGCTCGACGCCCGGCAGCGCCGGGCCAATGTGGCCGGGGCCCTGGAGGTGGTCCCGGGCGGGGAGCGGTGGTTGACGGCGCAAGGACCGGTGGTGCCGGTGGACGATCTGATGACGACCGGCGCCTCGCTGGCCGAGGCATCCCGCGCGCTCTCCTGGGCAGGCGGGAGGGTGCTGGGCGCGGCCGTGGTGGCCGCTCCCGCGCGGGCCTTCGGCGGGGAGCCCCCGGGCGCGAAGCGGAACGGCATGGAACGGAGAGGCAACGGCGCTCGTTACTCAGGTAAAGCGCAGGAAAACACCTGA
- the hpf gene encoding ribosome hibernation-promoting factor, HPF/YfiA family, with the protein MDIVVKGRKTEVPERFRKHVAEKLKLDKIQKLDGKVISLDVEVSKEPNPRQADRSDRVEITVRSRGPVIRAEAAAADPYAALDLAHSKLEARLRKQNDKRHARRGNGRIPASDVASTVIGAAELTDTGELATEHAVDGVPVTHMGPLEVRGEGPLVVREKTHTAAPITLDQALYEMELVGHDFYLFVDSESKMPSVVYRRHAYDYGVIRLNADPLFEAEPGGAGGALGG; encoded by the coding sequence GTGGACATCGTCGTCAAAGGCCGCAAGACCGAGGTGCCCGAGCGCTTTCGCAAGCACGTGGCCGAGAAGCTGAAGCTGGACAAGATCCAGAAGCTCGACGGCAAGGTGATCAGCCTCGACGTCGAGGTGTCCAAGGAGCCCAACCCCAGGCAGGCCGACCGCTCCGACCGGGTCGAGATCACCGTGCGGTCCCGAGGACCCGTGATCCGGGCGGAAGCCGCGGCCGCCGATCCGTACGCCGCGCTGGACCTGGCGCACAGCAAGCTGGAAGCGCGGCTGCGCAAGCAGAACGACAAGCGTCACGCCCGCAGGGGCAACGGACGCATTCCCGCGAGTGACGTCGCGTCGACCGTGATCGGTGCCGCGGAGCTCACCGACACCGGTGAACTCGCCACGGAGCACGCGGTGGACGGCGTTCCGGTGACCCACATGGGGCCGCTGGAGGTGCGGGGCGAAGGCCCCCTGGTGGTCCGCGAGAAGACCCACACCGCCGCCCCGATCACTCTCGACCAGGCGCTCTACGAGATGGAGTTGGTCGGTCACGACTTCTATCTGTTCGTCGACTCCGAGAGCAAGATGCCCAGCGTCGTCTACCGCCGGCACGCCTACGACTACGGCGTCATCCGGCTGAACGCCGACCCGCTCTTCGAGGCGGAACCCGGCGGTGCCGGCGGAGCGCTCGGCGGCTGA
- a CDS encoding response regulator, producing MADRFGPVLVPGEDDEGPCEDRGGAREEPIRVLVVDDHALFRRGLEIVLAQEEDIQVVGEAGDGAEAVDKAADLLPDIVLMDVRMPRRGGIEACTSIKEVAPSAKIIMLTISDEEADLYDAIKAGATGYLLKEISTDEVATAIRAVADGQSQISPSMASKLLTEFKSMIQRTDERRLVPAPRLTDRELEVLKLVATGMNNRDIAKELFISENTVKNHVRNILEKLQLHSRMEAVVYAMREKILEIR from the coding sequence ATGGCGGACAGGTTCGGGCCCGTGCTCGTGCCCGGCGAGGACGACGAGGGCCCCTGTGAGGACAGGGGCGGCGCACGCGAGGAGCCCATCCGGGTCCTGGTCGTGGACGACCACGCGCTCTTCCGCCGGGGACTGGAGATCGTCCTCGCCCAGGAGGAGGACATCCAGGTCGTGGGCGAGGCCGGGGACGGCGCGGAGGCCGTGGACAAGGCCGCCGACCTGCTGCCCGACATCGTCCTGATGGACGTCAGGATGCCCCGGCGGGGCGGCATCGAGGCCTGCACCTCCATCAAGGAGGTGGCCCCCAGTGCGAAGATCATCATGCTGACGATCAGCGACGAGGAGGCCGACCTCTACGACGCCATCAAGGCCGGGGCGACGGGCTACCTCCTCAAGGAGATCTCCACCGACGAGGTCGCGACCGCGATCCGGGCGGTCGCCGACGGCCAGTCGCAGATCAGCCCCTCGATGGCGTCCAAGCTGCTGACCGAGTTCAAGTCGATGATCCAGCGCACCGACGAGCGCCGGCTGGTGCCCGCGCCCAGGCTCACCGACCGTGAGCTGGAGGTCCTCAAGCTCGTCGCCACCGGTATGAACAACCGCGACATCGCCAAGGAGTTGTTCATCTCCGAGAACACCGTCAAGAACCACGTCCGCAACATCCTGGAGAAGCTCCAGCTGCACTCCAGGATGGAAGCGGTGGTCTACGCGATGCGGGAGAAGATCCTGGAGATCCGCTGA